A region from the Triplophysa rosa linkage group LG4, Trosa_1v2, whole genome shotgun sequence genome encodes:
- the LOC130553410 gene encoding uncharacterized protein LOC130553410, which translates to MPVDVRSAMADGKRPSPAARRQMVRVLADEMRKYELNPKRSQCVTVCQNIIRQYPQSFADLRDNGQVLGNGYTSLLIQLKNRIENLNRTTSFRQHRSSGDGLKRGPTDTYGCTRFQPDLPPEETDETVEQKRQRLDEIYHREGVNGVERVEVKQLMETTFCIQRRQINALPAPAITDLRGQWPYLFTQKGLYAHFELLTDINILRALELSMEECGRIIAEFFSNKPSNADVRAVLSLRSDLELFFFVIQLLMAHFSETQEGLILFANASSTAADVERTLALPATPRLILLGEKPGICIQQWMISFEGQIICAGIQPSFLSGLAAVFAIFYTFNVEYQAEAACTLEFIQRRFIGINPEKGTKGGRDVSKRTGKVPQKKKTVNTRVASLLKKLMDFEWDFI; encoded by the exons ATGCCTGTGGATGTTCGTTCAGCGATGGCTGATGGCAAGAGACCTTCACCGGCAGCACGGAGACAGATGGTCAGAGTTTTGGCAGACGAGATGAGGAAATATGAACTAAATCCCAAGCGCTCACAGTGTGTCACTGTCTGCCAAAACATCATCCGCCAGTATCCTCAGAGTTTTGCTGATCTCCGTGACAATGGTCAGGTACTAGGAAATGGTTATACCTCActgttaattcaacttaaaaacagAATTGAAAATCTGAACCGCACCACAAGCTTTCGCCAGCACCGTTCCTCTGGTGATGGACTAAAGAGAGGGCCTACTGATACCTATGGCTGCACCAGATTCCAGCCTGACCTCCCACCAGAGGAGACAGATGAAACCGTGGAGCAGAAACGTCAGCGGCTGGATGAGATATACCATCGAGAAGGAGTTAATGGGGTTGAAAGAGTCGAGGTTAAGCAACTCATGGAAACAACCTTTTGCATACAGCGTCGGCAAATAAATGCATTACCAGCACCAGCCATCACAGATTTAAGAGGGCAGTGGCCATACCTTTTCACTCAGAAAGGGCTTTATGCTCATTTTGAGCTTCTTACAGATATCAACATTTTACGTGCGCTTGAGCTGTCCATGGAGGAGTGTGGAAGAATCATTGCAGAGTTCTTCAGCAACAAACCCAGCAACGCTGACGTCAGGGCAGTCCTTTCACTGCGCTCAGACCTCGAGCTGTTCTTCTTCGTCATTCAACTTCTGATGGCTCATTTTTCAGAGACCCAGGAAGGGCTGATCCTTTTTGCCAAT GCATCTTCCACTGCAGCTGATGTCGAAAGGACACTTGCACTACCTGCAACTCCCCGACTAATACTCCTTG GTGAAAAACCAGGAATCTGCATTCAACAATGGATGATCAGTTTTGAGGGGCAAATAATTTGTGCGGGCATCCAGCCAAGTTTTCTTTCCGGGCTTGCTGCTGTTTTTGCTATTTTCTACACTTTCAATGTGGAGTACCAAGCTGAAGCGGCATGCACGCTGGAATTCATCCAGAG GCGGTTCATTGGGATTAATCCCGAAAAAGGCACCAAGGGTGGACGAGACGTCTCGAAGCGGACAGGAAAGGTCCCccagaaaaagaaaacagtcAACACCCGTGTTGCCAGTTTACTGAAGAAACTGATGGACTTTGAGTGGGACTTTATATAA
- the LOC130553556 gene encoding uncharacterized protein LOC130553556 codes for MVTEAYADVIRNSEHLEDTPEDIPEALFLKNLALLYLKLQSKLLLPASVIQTIIEDMQSVYDVNQSHLLFKLNEKLVKLGVSEASINDVIDSLRADDLLQACNSHTLKTDQRRKTVFKNSFNYVEPVPICLGHNAAGKECFLQYVPVKQTIEALFHSESVWKQYKEIHSRNQLSNILEDVWDGENITKNLAQTERSSLGLILYQDSFEVVNPLGSGKKKHKILAMYLTLADLLPHNRSSIDQMQLVLLCREQDFKYFGQELVLGCLIKDLQDLETNGIVLPDGQIL; via the exons ATGGTAACAGAAGCGTATGCTGATGTAATTCGAAATAGCGAGCATTTGGAGGATACTCCAGAAGATATTCCTGAGGCATTATTTTTGAAGAATCTTGCTCTGTTATATCTGAAACTACAGTCAAAGTTACTGCTTCCAGCTTCAGTAATTCAAACTATCATTGAGGATATGCAGTCAGTTTATGATGTCAACCAGTCACATCTACTTTTCAAATTAAATGAGAAATTGGTTAAACTTGGTGTTTCAGAGGCTTCCATTAATGATGTCATTGACAGTCTAAGAGCAGATGATCTCTTACAAGCATGTAATAGCCACACACTAAAAACAGACCAGCGCAGGAAAACAGTGTTCAAGAACAGTTTTAATTATGTTGAACCTGTGCCGATTTGTCTTGGACATAATGCAGCTGGCAAGGAGTGTTTTCTACAGTATGTGCCTGTGAAACAGACAATTGAGGCACTTTTTCATTCCGAGTCTGTGTGGAAACAGTACAAGGAAATACACAGCCGTAACCAGTTGAGTAATATTCTTGAAGATGTCTGGGATGGTGAAAACATCACAAAAAACTTGGCCCAGACAGAGAGGTCCTCTTTAGGCTTGATACTTTATCAAGACtcatttgaagttgttaatcctCTGGGGTcaggaaagaaaaaacacaaaatactaGCAATGTATCTCACACTTGCAGACCTGTTGCCACATAACCGTTCAAGTATTGACCAAATGCAACTTGTGTTGTTGTGTAGAGAACAAGATTTCAAGTATTTTGGTCAGGAATTGGTCCTAGGATGCTTAATAAAAGACCTTCAAGACCTTGAGACCAATGGCATAGTTCTACCTGATGGACAG ATCCTCTGA